A genomic window from Thermogemmatispora onikobensis includes:
- a CDS encoding glucosaminidase domain-containing protein: MANGSSYGRNSRSEDQPVLFVPPRRRATRILPAEGSGVTEPPRVRGRASSSIPVTTIELPESRPSAGGFLGAHRHWLGPFLLCLGTVVLGLLVMLSAAIYERGAHLDLVTVPGQVYPVQIGGSFDAFNTWETSTGPLPPKQSIPTHPGPYSVLGKPTITVDFINKVLAAYHSPAAGKGQALYNYGVQYGIDPVYALAFFMHESSFGTQGVARETKSLGNLRCIPTRPCTSPDGHGFAIMYSWEDGFLQWYKLIRNLYVAQWGLVTIEQIIPKYAPAADHNDEKAYIRAVEHAVDTWRAGSIYVT; encoded by the coding sequence ATGGCTAACGGGAGCAGCTACGGACGCAACAGCCGATCAGAGGATCAGCCAGTTTTATTTGTTCCCCCGCGGCGCAGGGCGACGCGCATCCTGCCAGCGGAGGGAAGCGGAGTGACGGAGCCGCCGCGTGTGAGAGGGCGGGCCTCCTCGTCGATCCCCGTGACCACCATTGAATTGCCGGAGAGTCGTCCTTCGGCGGGGGGATTCCTCGGGGCGCACAGGCACTGGCTGGGACCATTTTTGCTATGTCTGGGCACCGTTGTTCTCGGTCTCCTGGTCATGCTGAGCGCCGCCATTTACGAGCGGGGCGCCCATCTCGACCTGGTAACGGTGCCTGGCCAGGTCTATCCCGTGCAGATTGGCGGCTCTTTCGATGCCTTCAACACCTGGGAAACCAGCACTGGCCCACTGCCACCCAAACAAAGTATCCCCACCCATCCCGGTCCCTACTCGGTCCTGGGGAAGCCGACAATCACTGTCGACTTCATTAATAAGGTCCTTGCCGCTTATCACTCGCCGGCGGCTGGTAAAGGGCAGGCGCTCTATAACTATGGCGTACAGTATGGCATTGATCCGGTCTACGCGCTCGCCTTCTTTATGCATGAAAGCTCGTTTGGCACCCAGGGAGTGGCGCGTGAAACGAAGTCGCTCGGCAACCTCCGCTGTATTCCCACTCGTCCCTGTACCAGTCCTGACGGGCATGGTTTCGCTATTATGTACAGTTGGGAAGATGGCTTTCTCCAGTGGTACAAGCTAATTCGCAATCTCTATGTGGCCCAGTGGGGGCTGGTGACCATCGAGCAGATCATTCCAAAGTATGCTCCTGCA